In Sardina pilchardus chromosome 10, fSarPil1.1, whole genome shotgun sequence, one genomic interval encodes:
- the LOC134094051 gene encoding uncharacterized protein LOC134094051, giving the protein MDMSSTREVDFITPLCASDKPSCPELRDGDSYHVFISYSSCDSQWTESLISWLESPQCGLLTCYHSRDFVPGCDILENMTNCIQKSQKVLLVLSQDFVRSRWCLLEANMSLFRDCLERKPLVPVLLEPDITVPLHLCHITYLDAKDPEFHSKLLKVLCTPNHQMQGSRVVPYQPPSVYSGKALQPLSAVNEEGLHRWEAGVFSDQGVPEQLRLVLQNEERYIAAIRMVNSVSQTKVWLRSLSSRILFYFLGIAFLVSLGPMITYCIAGYDASAIIYFFPFVAFIFRLSLWHVDDDKYITHEMQKCTGEANVALSEEKILMGCQSRTKLYLVYVSLDGCKRMFIEMFQSALAEEMFQRALLSFSSGYACCLAKTHFPFDTTTSNGHLKDGVCFCQYVTQQLKKDKRS; this is encoded by the coding sequence ATGGATATGTCCTCAACTAGGGAGGTTGACTTCATCACCCCACTCTGTGCTTCAGACAAACCTTCATGCCCCGAGCTGAGGGATGGAGATAGCTATCACGTCTTCATCAGCTACAGCAGTTGTGATTCACAATGGACAGAAAGCCTCATTAGCTGGCTAGAATCCCCTCAGTGTGGTCTTCTGACCTGCTACCACAGCAGAGATTTTGTCCCTGGCTGCGACATCCTGGAGAACATGACCAACTGCATTCAGAAAAGTCAGAAAGTGCTCCTCGTCCTCAGCCAGGACTTTGTGAGGAGTCGCTGGTGTCTGCTGGAGGCCAACATGTCCCTGTTCAGAGACTGTCTGGAGCGCAAGCCTTTAGTTCCGGTGCTGCTGGAACCTGACATCACCGTCCCGCTGCACCTCTGCCACATAACATACTTGGACGCTAAAGACCCGGAGTTCCACAGTAAACTGTTGAAAGTTCTTTGCACCCCCAATCACCAGATGCAGGGTTCTAGGGTGGTGCCTTACCAGCCGCCCTCTGTCTACAGTGGGAAAGCTCTGCAGCCTCTCTCAGCAGTGAATGAGGAGGGCCTCCACAGGTGGGAGGCTGGTGTGTTCAGTGACCAAGGAGTTCCTGAGCAGCTGCGGTTAGTGCTACAGAATGAGGAGAGGTACATCGCAGCTATCAGGATGGTGAACAGTGTCTCTCAAACTAAAGTGTGGCTCCGGTCTCTATCCTCCAGgattctgttttattttctcgGAATCGCGTTTCTTGTAAGTTTAGGCCCCATGATAACTTATTGTATTGCCGGATATGATGCATCAGCCATAATTTACTTTTTCCCTTTCGTGGCATTTATCTTTAGGCTAAGTTTGTGGCACGTAGACGATGATAAATATATAACACATGAAATGCAGAAGTGTACCGGAGAAGCTAACGTTGCTCTTTCTGAGGAGAAGATTCTAATGGGCTGTCAGTCACGAACCAAACTGTACCTTGTGTATGTATCTTTGGATGGATGCAAGCGCATGTTTATTGAGATGTTCCAGTCAGCCCTTGCTGAGGAAATGTTCCAAAGGGCCTTGCTCAGCTTCTCGTCAGGCTATGCTTGCTGTTTAGCCAAAACGCACTTCCCTTTTGACACTACCACCTCAAATGGCCACTTGAAAGATGGTGTGTGCTTCTGTCAGTATGTCACTCAACAGCTGAAGAAGGATAAGCGGTCATAG